The genomic window CTGGAATACAATCTATTATTAAAAAATGATCCAAGAGTAGAAACTGTTTTATTGCCCATTCGTGATGGATTGACGGTTTCTAGGGTTTTATAAATTAAACGGGAAAATATTTGTTTTGTGTTATTTGGTACAATTTGAACATCAAAAAACCAAAAAAAGCACCAAATAAATAACCTGTAATTATATCACCTGGATAATGCAATCCGAGATATATTCGGCTGTAAGCGAAGATTAAAGGCCACAAAAACAGGAATCCAAAATATTGTATTTTTTCTCTTAATACAAAATATATAAATGTAGCAGCAGCCATAGAATTTGCAGCGTGACCAGAGAAAAAACTAAAGGATTTTCTAGCTTGTACTATTCGAATAAAAGAATTTATTTCAGGATTATTACATGGACGAAGTCTTTGAAAACCATTTTTGACCAAGTTTGTAATTTGATCGGTAAAAAATAACAGAACCGCAATAAACAAAATCATATACACCGTTTGCTTGCCTCCTATTTTCCTATAGATTACATACAATAGTAGTAAAAAAAGCGGTGTCCAATTGGATTGCTTCGTGATAAACAACCAAAGTCCATCAAAAGTTTCAGAACCTAAACCGTTTAAAAAAACAAATAATTGAGTGTCGAGAGATAAAATTTTATCCAACATTACATTTTTCGTTTAATTGGACCAATAGCATCTTCAATTTCTTCTTGAAGTTGATCAACTTGTGAAGTTGTACTATCCGATAGTATATTTTTAGCTTGACTAACTTCTGAAGTTAGAGTTTCCGAAACACCACTAAATGGATTTGTACTGCCCGTCAGACTGGATTTTACACTATCAATTTCGGAAGTAATATTACCAGTTAAATCTCCTAAAGACTTTTTATCGAAACCATTATCTTCGGCTCCTTTTTGGATTTCACTTTTAATATCGTTTGTGGCATTCTTGAGTTGTGCCATCGCTTTTCCCATAGTACGTGCGATATCTGGCACTTTATCAGAACCAAAAAGCATTAGAATAACAAACAAAATAAAAATTAATTCGCCTCCGCCTATTCCAAACATAATCTATTTTTTAAGTGACAAAGTTACAAAGATGTTGGCTTTCAAAATATTTTAATTAATAATTAATTAACGAAATTTGAATTATTTCATCATTTTTCGCTCAAAATGATGGCATTATATTTTTCTGCTAATCCTACCATCTCGAATTCTATTTTCGATTTGTTTTTCGTTTTCAAAACCGTGACAAAATTTTCATCATCTAGGATATAATATTGAAAACCTTTGATATAATCCGAAGGTATTTTGAGCGTATTAACGTAATATTCCTCTGCAAAAAGATTTTCTGTATTTTCTAACAAAACCATTTTCTTTTCAAGTTCTATTAGTTTTTTTGTCATCGCTGTTCGACCATTAATAGAATTTAACAAAGCATCCACATCTAGCGAACCAGCCAAAAGTCCAAGTAAATGAATGGGTTTGAAATCTCCAGCGGTGTACAATCTCCTTTCCATTTGGGTTCTTTGCTTGATTCCTTTAGGCGAAATTCCTAAATCGACAGCATTAATTTCAGGATGTTTATCAATAATTACTTCGTCGAGTTCTGTAGTTTTTGCTGTCATTTTTATATTTAAAATCACTGCTTTCAAATCTTTTTCTTCGATGATTCTTCGGTAATATTCCAAATTAACAGAAGAAAAAACCAATAAATCATCGGCTTTCGCCAAAATATAAAACTCCCCATTTTGGTCAGTTATCGTACTTTTTTCGTTCACTAAATTAACAACAGTAACTCCAGTAGCATTTCCTGATTCGACTATTATTTTTCCATGAATTAATTTCTCACCAGCAGTTTGACCAAAACTAATTTGACTCCATAAAAACAAAATAAAGAATGTAATTTTACTTTTCACTCGCAATTATTTTATTGTATTTGTCAGCTAATTCAATCATCAAAAATTCGATACTGGTTTTGTTTTTTGTCTTTAACACTCTCGTAAACGCAGTGTTTTCTACTACATAAAACTGAAATCCTTTGATATATTCTAAAGGAATTTTCAACTTATTCCTGAAAAAATCTTCTGAAAACATATTGTCTAACTGATTTATAAAAGACAATTTGCTCTCTACTACTATTTCTTTTTTGAGCATTGCCGTTCTACCTGAAATTGCGTTCAAAAGAGCATCTCCTCTTGTTGATTGAGCCGTGTATAATTTTCTTTCGGCATCAGTTCGATGTAACATTCCTGGTGATGAAATTCCCAATGCAACAGCATTTATAGCATTGTATCTTTTGACAACAACTTCCTTTAATTGAGTAATATTAGACTCCATTTTTACCAAAAATAACTCTCCTTGAAAATCTTCCGCCTTCAAAACAATCCGAACTTCTTTCAATTGCATGGAAGAAAATAAAAGAGTATCTCCTGGAATTGCTACAATAGAAAAGCTGCCATCATTTTCAGTTATGGTAGATTTTTCTGTTCTTAAATTAATTACATAAATACCTTCTAAATCAATCGCATTGGCATTAATTTTACCTTTCAAAACAGTTTTTACTGTTTCTTGAGCCAAGATAGAATTGACTAATATAAAGAAAAACAGGCCTATTTTTAGTTTCATTAAAGAGATTTCAGAATGTAAAAGTATCGCAATGACTTCCAAATTAAGTATTAAGGACTTGGTAAAAATATGTTAATTAAAAATCTTGATTGTATTATCTTTAACCAAAATTATTCATCAAATATGAAAAGCATTCTTATTGCCAGCACATCAACTCTTTACGGAGAGAAATATTTAGAGTATTTATTACCCGAATTAAGTATTCATTTTGAGCATTGTCAAACGATTTTATTTATTCCGTTTGCCAGACCAAGTGGTATTTCTTATGACGAATACACCTCATTAGCAGCTTTGGCTTTTTCCAAAATAAATAAAAAAGTAAAAGGCATTCACGAATTTGAAGATTATACTGCAGCCATAACTAATGCCGAAGGGATTTTTACTGGTGGTGGCAATACTTTTGTATTAGTTGACCAATTATACAAAACCAAAACGATGACTGTTCTAGCAAATGCAGTCAAAAATGGAATTCCCTATTTAGGAACAAGTGCTGGAAGCAACATTTGCGGACTATCGATGCAAACTACTAATGATATGCCTATTGTGTATCCGCCCAGTTTTCAAACATTAGGATTGGTTCCTTTTGACTTGAATCCACATTATATTGACGCAGATATTGAATCCAAGCACATGGGAGAAACTCGCGAAATGAGAATAAATGAATTTCACGCATTCAACAACATTCCTGTTTTAGGCTTAAAAGAAGGAAGCTGGCTCGATGTAAAAGGAGATATGATAACTTTGAAAGGCAATTTGACCGCTCGTCTTTTTAGAGCGAATCAAACGGCTGTCGAAATAGAAAGCGGAACCGACTTGAGTGATTTAAAATAAAAAAACCTCAAACTTTCGTTTGAGGTTTTGAGCGAAAGACGAGGCTCGAACTCGCGACAACCAGCTTGGAAGGCTGGAGCTCTACCAACTGAGCTACTTTCGCAGAATATAAATTTTAATTTGCTTTCAAAAAAACAAATAAAAACCCCATACTTTCGTTTGAGGTTTTAGAGCGAAAGACGAGGCTCGAACTCGCGACAACCAGCTTGGAAGGCTGGAGCTCTACCAACTGAGCTACTTTCGCATTACTGCGGTGCAAATATAGGCAATCATTCCGTTTATTTGCAAATTTTTTTTTGATTTTTTTCACTAAAACAGAAACTCGTTTGTAACCATTTTAAAACTAAATTGTTACCCCTCGACTCTTTTTTAATCAATACATTATTTCACTTAAAACCAATATCATTATTTATTATGTCCAAAATTTAAGAAACAGAAGCCAAAACTTCTTGAAAACTTCTTGAGGGATGGTAAATAAACAAACACGATTTATTTTTTATTGTATTGACAATATTATTCAAAACCTCTTTTGGAATTGCTGGACAACCTTGACTCCTACCCAATCTTTTGTTGCATTTGATAAACTCATTAGACACATAATCCGCAGAATGAATAACTACTCCTCTTTCTCTAGCATTATTATTGACCCCTTTTTCTAAACCATCCAGTTTTAAAGACATACCATGCTTGCCTTTATAAATTTCGCCAGTTGCATAAAAACCTAAACTGCTTTTGAAGGAGCTATTGGCATTGGAAAAACTGTTAGCGAACTCCTCACCAGTATTTCGACCATGTGCTACCAGGGAATTATACAAAATGGTGTTTGTACTCATATCAATTACCCAAAGCCTTTTTACATTAGACGACAAACTAAAATCGACTAAAGTTAAAATGTCTTTTTGAATTATTCCTTTCTCTTTCAAGGAATAAAAACCTTTCAAAGCTTCCTTGAAACCTTCAAGGCTAGGCAAATCAAAATTATTGGAATTTAAGGATCTGTAAATGGAATCTTCTTTTGAATCGAAAGTAGGTTTTATCTGGATAGCTGTTTGATTTTTGATTGAAGTTTCAGGGGTAGAGTAAACTTCAGGGTTAGAAAAAATCAAAAAGAACGAAAATAAAATAACGGGGAATATCTTATAAATCATTGACTTTATTTTAATTACACTTAAAACTTGGGGGCGTAAATATACAATAGAAACTCTTTGATAAAAAAAATTTAAGAAAAAAATAGGATTTAAAGCAAAAATTAAAACCTGAAAGACAGTTATTTAAACCCTAAATTTCTTGCTTTTTGTGTTAAATTAACTATTTTTGCTCAACCGTAATCATAATATATGCCGAAGCTTAAACCTTCAATTCTAATTATTTTGATTTTTTTTTATTTCAGTTCTTTTGGACAAAAAAAAATACTTCAAACAAAATCAACTTTAGAAAATATTACTATTGATGGAAAAAATAATGAAGAGGCTTGGAAATCAGCTCCAATAGCCACTGATTTTGTTATGTTTGAGCCTGATAATGGAAAACCCATAAGCGAAACAAAAAAAACAGAAGTAAAACTTCTTTATGACAATACAGCCATCTACATACTAGCCGAACTACATGACGATCAACCAAATAGAATTTCAAAAGAATTAACCAATCGAGATGTGTTTGGGATTTCAGATCATTTTTCAGTATCGATTAATGGTTTTAATGACGGTCAACAAGATTATAGATTTTATGTTAGTGCTGCAGGAGTACAAATGGATTGTTTAGCAACAGAAAATAATGAAGATTTTAGTTGGGACGCCATCTGGAATAGCGAAGTAACGATAACCAACTATGGATGGGTTGTAGAAATGAAAATCCCTTATGCTGCATTACGTTTCTCTAAAGCGGAGAAACAAACTTGGGGACTTAACTTTACCCGCGAAATAAAAAGAGACTTTCAAAAATACACTTGGAATCATGTAGATAATAAAATTGGCGCCATCATTACTCAAGAAGGAATTCTAGAAGGCATCAAAAACATAGATACTCCTACTCGCCTTTTTTTAATTCCATACACCTCTGGATATTATCAGCAAGACAAAATTACTTCCGATAAGACCTTTAAAGCAGGAATGGATATTAAATATGGCATAAATGATTCATTCACTTTAGATGCCATTTTGATTCCAGATTTTGGTCAAACTAAATTTGACAATGCTATTCTGAATCTAGAACCTTTTGAACAGCAACTTAACGAAAATAGACCTTTTTTTACAGAAGCAACTGATTTGTTTTCTAAAGGGGGATTATTTTATTCCAGAAGAATTGGTGGAACTCCAAGTAAGAACAGTATTTTACTGGAAGAAGAATTAAACCCTAATGAAGAAATTACAAATTTCCCAAATACTGTTGATTTAATAAATGCCGTAAAAGTTTCTGGACGAACAGAAAAAGGACTTGGTATTGGAATTTTGAACGCCGTTACCGAAAAAACATTTGCCACCATCACAAATACCACTACAAACACCTCTAGAAAAGAAGTAGTCGAGCCTTTGACTAGTTATAATGTTTTAGTTCTAGACCAACGATTCAATCAAAATTCTTCAGTTTCATTTGTCAACACAAATACCTTGCGGAATGGAGATTTTCGGGACGCTAATGTTTCTGCAATTTTATTCAATTTGAATACCAAAGCAAATACTTATAACCTGTTTGGCGATTTTAAAAACAGCTACATCAATGACATCGAAGATTATAGCGGTTATAAAGCAGCAATAAATTTTGCTAAAACTAGCGGAAAATACAGGTATTTATTTGCAACAAAATACATATCTAAAAATTATGATATTAACGATTTAGGAATTATTTTCTATAACAATTATCATTCATTTTACGGCGAAAACAGCTATCGAATATTAAAATCTAACAAAACATTTAACACACTCAACATCACACAAAACATCAATACTGATATAGACAATACTACTGGAAAAATCCAAGAGGCTTGGTATCAATTAACAACAAAGGGAACTACTGTAAAAAATCATTATTTTGAATTTTTTACACAAATTAATCCTTTGAATAGATACGATTTTTACGAACCACGCATCTACGGAAGATTTGTTTACATCCCAAAAAGCATTATTTTTTATGGGCAATTTTATTCAGACGAAACCAGACCTTTCCACTATGAACTAGAATTATCAACAGAACAATTTGACGAACAAAACAGAAATATTTATCGAATATATGGAGGTTTGAAATACCGATTTAACGACAAATTTTCTTTAAGTAACAACTTCCTTTACACCCGAATGACCAACGACAGAGGATGGATAGATTTTGACAATACTGATATTATTTTTGGACAACGCAATCGAGAAATATTCGAAAATTACTTTACAGGAAAATATGCCATTACCAACAAAATGAACTTCAATCTTACTGCTCGTTATTATTGGTCGTATTCCGAAAACAATAAGTATTTGACTCTACAAAACAATGGTCACTTAAACCCAAACAGCATTTATGCTGAAAACAAAAACAGAAATTTCAACTCTTGGAATTTAGATTTCTCTTACTCTTGGTGGTTTGCTCCAGGAAGCGAACTTGCCATTTTATATCGAAATTATGCCGTAGAAGACAGTGATTTGGTTCAAAAAAATTCACAAAAAAATTTAGATAATCTTTTCAAAAGCAACTTAACTAATATTCTTTCTGTGAGTTTGCGTTATTACATTGACTATAACTCCATAAAAAGGAAACACTAAAAATGAATTTATTATAGTAATTGTATATTTCTTTAATATGATTATTATTTTTTTACACTCAAATCAAAAAAAATACAATAGTAATTCAGAAGCACTTCAAATTTCAGAAATGCTTTATCTTTGCAAAAAAACTAATCAAAATGAACAAAAAAGTAATCCTTATGATTCTGGACGGTTGGGGAAATTCTCCTGACCCAAAAGTTTCTGCAATAGACAACGCCAACATTCCTTTTATCAATAGTTTATACACCAAATATCCAGTAGCTCAACTTCGAACTGATGGTTTGAACGTAGGTTTACCAGAAGGACAAATGGGAAATTCCGAGGTAGGACACATGAACCTTGGTGCAGGAAGAATTGTGTATCAAGATTTAGCAAAAATTAATTTGGCGGTAGCCAATAGCACTTTAGCCAAAGAACAAGTATTGGTGGATGCCTTTAACTATGCTAAAGACAAAAACGTAAATGTTCACTTTTTAGGATTAGTATCTGACGGTGGAGTGCATTCACACACCTCACATTTAAGAGGTTTGATTGACGCTACTCAAGAATATGGATTAGAAAAAGTATTCGTTCACGCCTTTACTGATGGTCGTGATGTGGATCCAAAATCTGGAGCGACTTATATCCAAAATTTAGAAGATTATATTGCAAATACTTCTGTAAAAATTGCTTCGGTAGTGGGAAGATATTACGCCATGGATCGTGACAAACGTTGGGAAAGAGTAAAAATTGCTTATGATTTGTTGGTAAACGGAACTGGAACACATTCAAAAAATCCAGTGGCGAACATTCAAGAAAGTTACGCCAACAACAAAACCGACGAATTTATTGACCCAATTATTGCCGTTGACGACAACGACCAACCATTGGCAACGATAAAAGAAGATGATGTGGTTATTTTCTTCAACTTTAGAACCGACAGAGGACGTGAATTGACCGAAGCTTTATCGCAACAAGATTTCCACGAGCAAAATATGCACAAATTGAATTTGTACTATGTTACGCTGACCAATTATGATGAAACCTATCAAAACGTAAAAGTTGTTTATAACAAAGACAACATTACAGAAACCCTTGGTGAAGTCTTGGAAAAAGCAGGCAAAAAACAAATCAGAATTGCCGAAACAGAGAAATATCCTCACGTAACCTTCTTCTTTTCGGGTGGTAGAGAATTACCATTCATTGGCGAAAGCCGAATCCTGAAAAACTCTCCAAAAGTAGCAACCTACGATTTGCAACCCGAAATGAGTGCTTTTGAATTAGCCGATGCTTTGGTTCCTGAATTAGAAAAAGGCGAAGTTGATTTTGTTTGTCTGAATTTTGCCAATGGAGATATGGTAGGACATACTGGAGATATGCAAGCAGCAATCAAAGCTTGTGAAGCGGTTGATAAATGTGCCGAAAAAGTGATTACTGTGGCCTTGGCCAATGGTTACACCACATTAGTAATTGCCGATCACGGAAACTGCGAAACAATGATTAACCCTGACGGAAGCCCAAATACGGCTCACACGACAAATCCTGTTCCGCTGATTTTAGTGGATAACGAATTAAAAGAAATTCATGATGGTGTTTTAGGTGATATGGCGCCAACCATTTTAGCCTTGATGGGTGTTGAACAGCCCGAAGCTATGACCAGACATTCGTTGTTGTAAAATCACA from Flavobacterium eburneipallidum includes these protein-coding regions:
- a CDS encoding phosphatase PAP2 family protein encodes the protein MLDKILSLDTQLFVFLNGLGSETFDGLWLFITKQSNWTPLFLLLLYVIYRKIGGKQTVYMILFIAVLLFFTDQITNLVKNGFQRLRPCNNPEINSFIRIVQARKSFSFFSGHAANSMAAATFIYFVLREKIQYFGFLFLWPLIFAYSRIYLGLHYPGDIITGYLFGAFFGFLMFKLYQITQNKYFPV
- a CDS encoding Sec-independent protein translocase subunit TatA/TatB gives rise to the protein MFGIGGGELIFILFVILMLFGSDKVPDIARTMGKAMAQLKNATNDIKSEIQKGAEDNGFDKKSLGDLTGNITSEIDSVKSSLTGSTNPFSGVSETLTSEVSQAKNILSDSTTSQVDQLQEEIEDAIGPIKRKM
- the pepE gene encoding dipeptidase PepE; amino-acid sequence: MKSILIASTSTLYGEKYLEYLLPELSIHFEHCQTILFIPFARPSGISYDEYTSLAALAFSKINKKVKGIHEFEDYTAAITNAEGIFTGGGNTFVLVDQLYKTKTMTVLANAVKNGIPYLGTSAGSNICGLSMQTTNDMPIVYPPSFQTLGLVPFDLNPHYIDADIESKHMGETREMRINEFHAFNNIPVLGLKEGSWLDVKGDMITLKGNLTARLFRANQTAVEIESGTDLSDLK
- a CDS encoding murein L,D-transpeptidase catalytic domain family protein, whose amino-acid sequence is MIYKIFPVILFSFFLIFSNPEVYSTPETSIKNQTAIQIKPTFDSKEDSIYRSLNSNNFDLPSLEGFKEALKGFYSLKEKGIIQKDILTLVDFSLSSNVKRLWVIDMSTNTILYNSLVAHGRNTGEEFANSFSNANSSFKSSLGFYATGEIYKGKHGMSLKLDGLEKGVNNNARERGVVIHSADYVSNEFIKCNKRLGRSQGCPAIPKEVLNNIVNTIKNKSCLFIYHPSRSFQEVLASVS
- a CDS encoding DUF5916 domain-containing protein, which gives rise to MPKLKPSILIILIFFYFSSFGQKKILQTKSTLENITIDGKNNEEAWKSAPIATDFVMFEPDNGKPISETKKTEVKLLYDNTAIYILAELHDDQPNRISKELTNRDVFGISDHFSVSINGFNDGQQDYRFYVSAAGVQMDCLATENNEDFSWDAIWNSEVTITNYGWVVEMKIPYAALRFSKAEKQTWGLNFTREIKRDFQKYTWNHVDNKIGAIITQEGILEGIKNIDTPTRLFLIPYTSGYYQQDKITSDKTFKAGMDIKYGINDSFTLDAILIPDFGQTKFDNAILNLEPFEQQLNENRPFFTEATDLFSKGGLFYSRRIGGTPSKNSILLEEELNPNEEITNFPNTVDLINAVKVSGRTEKGLGIGILNAVTEKTFATITNTTTNTSRKEVVEPLTSYNVLVLDQRFNQNSSVSFVNTNTLRNGDFRDANVSAILFNLNTKANTYNLFGDFKNSYINDIEDYSGYKAAINFAKTSGKYRYLFATKYISKNYDINDLGIIFYNNYHSFYGENSYRILKSNKTFNTLNITQNINTDIDNTTGKIQEAWYQLTTKGTTVKNHYFEFFTQINPLNRYDFYEPRIYGRFVYIPKSIIFYGQFYSDETRPFHYELELSTEQFDEQNRNIYRIYGGLKYRFNDKFSLSNNFLYTRMTNDRGWIDFDNTDIIFGQRNREIFENYFTGKYAITNKMNFNLTARYYWSYSENNKYLTLQNNGHLNPNSIYAENKNRNFNSWNLDFSYSWWFAPGSELAILYRNYAVEDSDLVQKNSQKNLDNLFKSNLTNILSVSLRYYIDYNSIKRKH
- the gpmI gene encoding 2,3-bisphosphoglycerate-independent phosphoglycerate mutase; this translates as MNKKVILMILDGWGNSPDPKVSAIDNANIPFINSLYTKYPVAQLRTDGLNVGLPEGQMGNSEVGHMNLGAGRIVYQDLAKINLAVANSTLAKEQVLVDAFNYAKDKNVNVHFLGLVSDGGVHSHTSHLRGLIDATQEYGLEKVFVHAFTDGRDVDPKSGATYIQNLEDYIANTSVKIASVVGRYYAMDRDKRWERVKIAYDLLVNGTGTHSKNPVANIQESYANNKTDEFIDPIIAVDDNDQPLATIKEDDVVIFFNFRTDRGRELTEALSQQDFHEQNMHKLNLYYVTLTNYDETYQNVKVVYNKDNITETLGEVLEKAGKKQIRIAETEKYPHVTFFFSGGRELPFIGESRILKNSPKVATYDLQPEMSAFELADALVPELEKGEVDFVCLNFANGDMVGHTGDMQAAIKACEAVDKCAEKVITVALANGYTTLVIADHGNCETMINPDGSPNTAHTTNPVPLILVDNELKEIHDGVLGDMAPTILALMGVEQPEAMTRHSLL